The sequence tctaCATTGCAAACTGTACTGACCAGCCATTACAatttatatccaagcctgatcCTAACTGAAGTGTGGTGTTTTATCCCCATAGAATGTAAGTCTTTTATATTGTTTCACTCTTTTTACATGTTTCTtggtaaaaatacatacacacccgcatttccacacgtatacacacacacacacacacacacaacacacaagtatatattcatttatttatttagcttcTTCTTGAATAACTTATTCATGTATAGGAAGgtatatagatattttgataAGAAAGACATGTtcaattacaatgggtattctaatGAATGGTAGATTAGGTTAATGGAAATTTCCGATACGCGTGTTtttcattagtgtgtgtgtgtgtgtgtgtgtgtgtgtgtgtgtatgtgcagatGGTACACTCGGTTTTATGTAGAATATTGAACATTATGAATGATTTTGAATGTGGATGGTGTTGTTGGATGCTTGATGTCACCCTAAATTGGATTTATATGCAATGATTTCAAGTAAGAAAATGCTTAGATGAAGAgtggaatattaatgataataataataaaatgatgataataataataataatacaagaaaaacacAATTGAATATGAAAGTACATGATAAAATTAAGAATGAAATTAGATTCTATAAAAGCTTTGTCAGTTGAAAGTTcttggaaaaagaaaacacattacACAGCATGAATTTATGAAGCCTTTAGAATTATAAACATGTAAAGGTTATGCGGCCACTGTGGCAAATGCTGTTTCCGAAACATGATTAATATACCTGAtaataatgccccccccccccgtaatgtAATATGTTCTTGTagataaaccaataataaaatgaaataaataaatgaaataatttgaaataaaagaaagtaaagtagataataaaaataagataaaataacacaaaataatataggATTGAATAGCTTAATTTACTTATAATTGAGCTACGGGACTAAATTTCTTCAGCTCAAGATTCTGACTCACGTGACTTTCCTCAAAAGAATTATTTTCGAAAAATAAAgctcatcatattttcattttctcaagTATAGTTTTAGGATTATATCATCTTtacgtgtattttattttattctaaaacAATAGCTGCGAATTATAATATCAGTAAATTAGATagtgaaaatgatcataatgatagtgataataattatcataaaaattataaagaaggatgataatgaaataataatgatgatgatgatcataataattatgctaattgtaatcataataataataataacaatgatgataataaaataattacaacaattatgataatgatgatgagaattaatattgtgataataataataataataataataataatagcattaataatagtaataataataataataataataataataataataataataataataataataataataataaaaataaaggtgataataattttgataataaaataataataaaagaagaagatgaagaagaaggagaagatgaagaacagcatataacaacaacaatattaatgacggcaatgatgaatactaataattagtatcataatgataataatgatgatgatgatgatgataataataacaataataataattattattattattattattattattattattattattgataatgataacaataatggtagtaacgataataatgacaatcgtaATAACACAGCTAGACCGAATGTCAAATCCATTCAGTGCATTCAGTGATTCTATTCTCGGCTAAATGCCAATATTTATTAAGATATCTTATATCTAAATAATGTGGtcaatttgttcatttatttatctatcattatcattatttcatctggATATTTTACCTTTTACCAGtattccatttttaatttttagttttcttttgttttcgttttctctctcttttccatgtCTGTTTTACTGTGCAAGAAATATATGGCCACCAATATTTCACGTTTTGGGCGAAATGCTATTAAAACTcgaaatatattaatgttaaaagtaaaaaaggaaatgtagAGTCAAATGAATAAAGCCTTGGGAAATAGAAGTGTCGAAACTGGATGAGATAAAGGGGACACAAGTGGAAAATCTTTTTAGAGacgtaaaatacaaaaaagacaatGAAGAAACTAGTTGAACAGATGATCAttatcgagaagagagagagagagaaagagagagagagagaaagagaaaggagggaaaagaagagagagagagaggagagagagaagagagagagagagagagagagaggagaagaggagagagagagaaagagagagagagggaagagagagagagagagagagagagagagacgagaggagagagagagagaggagaagagaagagagagagagagagaggagagagagagagagaagagagagaaggagagagagagagagagagagagaaggagagagagaaggagagagagagagaaggagagagagagagagagaggagagagagagagagagagagaggagagagagagagagagagagacagacagacagacagacagacagacagacagacagacagacagacagacaaagacagataaaaagacagacagaaagatggataggCACACACCccgtttactctctctcctttttccattcGCCTCTCCTTTCCcacacatttttaaatttccatattCATTCGCCTTCTTGCGCTTTGCATTCTAATTTATCTGCctccttttttattcctcccATCTCTGTGCCTCTTTCGCTTTTTAATTTCCATATGCCATATTCCCTCGTCATCTCCtttttcatccctccttccttcttgccTTGTAATTCTTAATTGCTTTAATTCTAAATTAACATATTCGGTCATCATCGGACTCTACAGCTTAGCCtttagaatgaaaagaagaataatCCCTTTGATTTAATTAACTTGTTTCATTTctatgcctttttttcttcttcttctttctcctctttgttaTCCCTCATCAAcgtttattctctttcctcttcctcttccttcattcgtaCAGCATATATCCTATCAACTTCCATCCCCCACCTTCATCAACTTTTCAtcatcctcttattcttcctcttcctgtcaaTTTATTAACTTTTCTTCTCCTACTGCCTCTTCCTGTCCCTTcatcaactttttattttcttttccttcttccacctcctaaTCCTTCattaatttcgttatttcttcttttttttcttactcctattccttcattatctttttctcttcctattatCCCCTTattaacttttcttcttcttcctcctccttctgttactccattatctttttccttcttcctcgtcttctctccgCGTGCTACATATGCCCCATGAATTTTATtacccttcctcatctccctctttcatgCCACAGTGCATATTCTCCATCAACTTCTTTCCTAATTCCCccttctcttaccctcccccAATCCGCCTCCatgatcttccttccttcctccagcttttattttctttctttcatcttcttcatcccctttctttcttccaacatattttttttttctccttactcctcttcccttcttcctaacCAACGTTTATTCTCcgttttccttcctccatcctcctcgccTTCCgtcttacccccctcctctccctaatcCTCCTTCTTACTTATTCCCAAAtcacttgttttccttcttcctcctcttcctccttcttcctgcaTGCACCAGCACTCACAGCAAGACCCTCACTCGCTCCCTCACAACATAACGTTTCACAGAATGGTAACGTCCTTATTTTCTAGTTAAGGTTGACATTTCCTTCCCTTATGAGTATCTTCGTAAGTCTTTATTCAGTCGTTATTATGGTGACCTATTCTGCTGTAGCGTCTGAATGCTGGTGAACAGAGGAAGAACTTAATGGGGCGGCTAGAGGTGCAAAGGGATAGGTGTGAATCAAAGCGCAGTTGTGAGAGGGTGTGCTTCTgtttgcgtctgtttgtgtgtgtgtgtgtgtgtgtgtgtgtgtgtgtgtgtgtgtgtgtgtgtgtgtgtgtgtgtgtgtgtgtgtgtgtgtgtgtgtgtgtgtgtgtatatatatatatatatatatatatatatatatatatatatatatatatatatatatgtgtgtttatatatatatatatgtatatatatatatatatatatatatatacatatatatacatatatatgtatatatgtatatgtattcatatgtacatataatatgcacacacacacacacacacacacacacacacacacaccacacacacacacacacacacacacacacacatatatatatatatatatatatatatatatgcataggaggcgggagcggggggggggggggcagagggcgaGCGCCCCCCCAAATGAAAACTGGAGGGGTGAGAGtatatctccgccccccccccaaaaaaaatgctgaaaaattgtgctttacatttggttttacacgttcacaACAGaccaataaaaatatactataattatactatatctcattttaccagaatttgtatcactcttacagtagacatgttggtatccatgaacttgatttattaaaagtgctatataggtatagtggagtatagtatagtaaaggacagactttcctgggctcatgaacgcctaactagcggagttcgaatggacatgtaatctattttctaagcaaatcgccccctctCATCCCCAACCACAGCAAACCGCTGTTGCAATGTTTACCGAGGTCCAGAAACTGATAAAACTGTTTTTAACAGTACCAATATCAACCGCAACAGCTGAACGGTCATTTCTATGCTCCGACGTGTGAAAAATTACTTGCATTTAATCATGACACAGCAAAGATTGAACAATGTAATGCTTCGTCCGCCCACAAAGAAATAAGAGACTCACTTGACCTAACAACTATTGCAAGGCATTTTGCGTCCCTAAACGACAGCAGGTTGTATTTTTTGGACACTTTTAATACAAGTTCGACACATAGTTTCGCATTTGCTTTTTTAGAATAATAGTTTGTAgtttctaaaaactaaaaaccgcaattctacatctgtaaaggactccagattaattctgaaaaaaaaatctctattaaatgttgtgaagggaacgtacaactgtaaaggacagtaaatgaagttttattttagaacttattgaataaatattttgTGCAGAATGttatgtttgctattttttttaatatgtcttaagcttttgattttcgaatccccctcccccaaggcaaagactcgcttcgccacctataccaggtaatccgaacccccctcccccaaagcaaagacgcccctcgccacctatgacaggttatcatatttgctttttttttaatactaaaagACTCGCACCGccgcctatgtatatatgcacagacatacgcatgtatatattctatataatgtgtgtgcgtgtgtgtgtgtgtgtgtgtgtgtgtgtgtgtgtgtgtgtgtgtgtgtgtgtgtgtgtgtgtgtgtgtgtgtgtgtgtgtgtgtgtgtgtgtgtgtgacttatgcacatgtaaaaaaaaaataaaaataaaaaaataaaaaaaaataataatatatatatatatatatatatatatatatatatatatatatatatattcgatatatatatattgtatgtgtgtgtgtgtgtgtgtgtgtgttgtgtttgtgtgtgtatgtgtatacttatatataagtgcgtgtgtgtctgtatgtgtatgtgtgtatatatatatatatgtatatatatatatatatatatatatatataatatatatatatattatatatatatatatatatatatatatataatatatatagtgtgtgtgtgtgtgtgtgtgtgtgtgtgtgtgtgtgtgtgtgcgtgtgtgtgtgtgtgtaagcatacacacacacacacacacagacacacacacacacacacacacacacacaacatatatatatatatatatatatatatatatataatatatatatatatatatatatatatatatatatatattatgatatatatagttgtatatatatataatatatatatatatatatatatatatatatatataggtatacatataatatatttatatatatatattatatatatatatatatatatatatatatatggtgtgtgtgtgtgtgtgtgtgtgtgtgtgtgtgtgggtgtgtgtgtgtgtgtgtgtgttttgtgtgtgtgtgttggtgtgtgtgtgtgttgtgtgtgtgtgagtatatgtatatatacaaatatatacatatttatatttatatatataaacatatatatatatacatatttatgtatattcataaataataaacatacatttatatctatacatatgtataaacatatatatatatatttatacatacatattgtgtgtgtgtgtatacacacacacacacacacacacacacacacacacacacacacacacacacacacacacacacacacaccacgcacgcacgcacacgggtactacacacacacacacacacacacgcgcgtttttttatatctttctctttctaattcttttctttttcactgagTTATATCTGGCTTGGATGGGATGGCATCTTGAGGTCTCCTTGGATATGTGCCAATGGGTGTGTgcattgagagagagggggggaatcgaaagagaggggggggaggggggaaggaggaaggaaacagagagagcgagagagagagagagagagagagagagagagagagagagagagagagagagagagagagagagagagagagagagtgagagagagagagagagagagagaagggggataaagaggagaaagaagagagagaaagagtgagaaggaaagagagatagagaggggggaagagaggacgagagagacagagaagacagagagagaagatacagatagtgagagagggaggaacggagggagaggagatgattgagggggggggggacggaaagagaaggaagaaaagatagaaaagaggaagagcaacAGACAGCGATAAGATAGCGATAATAAAAGAGGTGGACTGAGTCACAAAGGTGAGcaggagaaagacaaggaggaggaggtaaacaGAAAAATGTCCTTGAAGTATCAACGAACTGATGATCCGGCGTGAAGTAGGTAAAGTAAATGAGATAACTGGTCAATTTAGAAAGATCCCTATCAGCCTGTATAACAGAGATAGTCAAAAACCAATAATTTCCACTCTTATTGATGCATCACAAGAACATCCTGGTTACCTATTGCAAAGATTTAATGTCCATTGTTATTtagtaagaaaaaatacaatatgaGGATGAAATTATAaacaatgtgttttttctttcactatttGTCATTAAGCAGCAATCACAAACAAGGCAAAAAAGAGCGACACAATAGTATCACTTTTCCGTTTTCATTCACACTTCTTTATTGGGAAACACCGACAAAATTCATCGTTGGCTACGCACTCTTATCACACAAtagtttttggttttcccttttaaacacaACGCTGCATTAATTTACTACATTGTttatcactctcttctcttttgtagTCTTCGTGGTATTCTATAAGAACCTGACCCAAGTTATAACAGCTTTTTCCACTGTTCAAATGAGTCATCGTATTATAGCCAGAGACGGCCTCTGACTCACCATGGGCCACAATCACTCCACGGACGACTGAAGCTTTATGATGTTCAAGGTTTGTTCACGGACCATCTGGCTGGAGTCACGGTTAACAGAAACTTAGGTATGTCTCAGGCTACACGACGTTCCTGAATTATGTACTAAACTGTAAAACACAAGCATGCTGTTCGTTTtaaagatttgtgtgtgtgtcgctgctTCGACCCTGAGATTCGGACGAGCGCCTCAGAACCCGAATGTTGATTCTATCCATGTGAGGACACCGGGCGCGAAATAGTACAGGAAAGCGATTCCCCCGACTTTAGCGACGTTGAAAATCATATCCCTCTGGAAGGTGGACTTGAACTCGCCCAGCCATGTgtcgaaggaagggaagaaggcgaATCTGGCATCGGCGACAGATTGGCCAGAGAAGGACCTGTTCCGTGCTTCGAAATTCGATCCTTTGTCGTCCTTCGTCTGGCTGTGTCTCTTGCTTCTATTTAGATTCGGATCATTCAGCAAGAGCAAGAGTATGTCTGCCAGACGTTCACTTAACGAATTGATATCTCTGGCTTGACGTAATGACCCTGCG is a genomic window of Penaeus monodon isolate SGIC_2016 chromosome 10, NSTDA_Pmon_1, whole genome shotgun sequence containing:
- the LOC119578005 gene encoding uncharacterized protein LOC119578005; its protein translation is MTSVGFVLHLTLVFCLSVRGCTANGIWDADGHPTLQGFDVNIREDPAALGGPHGTHDPRHGESEFSGTNTIHAIGSGIFRRFFTSAGSLRQARDINSLSERLADILLLLLNDPNLNRSKRHSQTKDDKGSNFEARNRSFSGQSVADARFAFFPSFDTWLGEFKSTFQRDMIFNVAKVGGIAFLYYFAPGVLTWIESTFGF